In Herbaspirillum seropedicae, a single window of DNA contains:
- the rpsI gene encoding 30S ribosomal protein S9, translating to MIGNYNYGTGRRKSAVARVFIKAGSGNIIVNGKPAAEYFSRETGLMVIRQPLELTGNVERFDIKVNVHGGGESGQAGAVRHGITRALIDYDAGLKSALSNAGFVTRDAREVERKKVGLRKARRAKQFSKR from the coding sequence ATGATCGGTAACTACAATTACGGAACCGGCCGTCGCAAGAGTGCAGTGGCGCGTGTTTTCATCAAGGCAGGTTCGGGCAACATCATCGTCAATGGCAAGCCCGCCGCTGAGTACTTTTCCCGTGAAACCGGCCTGATGGTGATCCGTCAGCCGCTGGAACTGACCGGCAACGTCGAACGTTTCGACATCAAGGTGAACGTCCACGGTGGCGGCGAATCCGGCCAGGCCGGCGCTGTTCGCCACGGCATCACCCGCGCCCTGATCGACTACGACGCCGGCCTGAAGTCGGCTCTGTCCAACGCAGGCTTCGTCACCCGTGACGCGCGTGAGGTCGAACGTAAGAAGGTTGGTCTGCGCAAGGCACGTCGCGCAAAGCAATTCTCGAAGCGTTAA
- the rplM gene encoding 50S ribosomal protein L13 — translation MKTFSAKAHEVQREWFVIDATDLVLGRVASEVALRLRGKHKPEFTPHVDTGDFIVVVNAGKLRVTGTKATEKTYFRHSGYPGGIYETNFLKMQQRFPGRALEKAVKGMLPKGPLGYAMIKKLKVYADGNHPHAAQQPKPLAL, via the coding sequence ATGAAGACCTTTTCCGCTAAAGCCCATGAGGTTCAGCGCGAGTGGTTCGTGATTGACGCGACGGACTTGGTCCTCGGACGTGTTGCCAGCGAAGTGGCACTCCGACTGCGCGGCAAGCACAAACCCGAATTCACTCCGCACGTCGATACCGGTGACTTCATCGTCGTCGTCAACGCAGGCAAGCTGCGCGTGACCGGAACCAAGGCCACTGAAAAGACCTATTTCCGCCACAGCGGTTATCCGGGCGGCATCTACGAAACCAACTTCCTGAAGATGCAACAGCGTTTCCCCGGCCGTGCGCTGGAGAAGGCCGTCAAGGGCATGCTGCCCAAGGGTCCGCTGGGCTACGCCATGATCAAGAAGCTGAAGGTCTATGCAGATGGCAACCATCCGCACGCCGCGCAGCAACCGAAACCCCTCGCCCTCTAA
- a CDS encoding OsmC family protein: MECTVRWTGLSGMTFTAETGSGHLLTMDGAPDGGGRNLAPRPMEVVLAGTGGCTAYDVVVILRKSGQDVRGCDVTLKSERADTDPKVFTKIHFHFTVRGRNLKPNVVERAIKLSHDKYCSASIMLEKTAEMTHSFEIIDDLTDTSSAAAQQQ; the protein is encoded by the coding sequence ATGGAATGCACAGTGCGCTGGACCGGCTTGTCCGGCATGACCTTCACAGCTGAAACGGGCTCGGGCCACCTGTTGACCATGGATGGCGCACCCGACGGCGGCGGCCGCAACCTGGCGCCGCGTCCGATGGAAGTGGTGCTGGCCGGCACGGGCGGCTGCACCGCCTATGACGTCGTGGTGATCCTGCGCAAGAGCGGCCAGGACGTACGCGGCTGCGACGTGACCCTCAAGTCCGAACGCGCCGATACCGACCCCAAGGTCTTCACCAAGATCCACTTCCACTTCACTGTGCGGGGCCGCAATCTCAAGCCCAACGTGGTGGAGCGCGCCATCAAGCTGTCCCATGACAAGTATTGCTCGGCCTCGATCATGCTGGAGAAGACTGCCGAGATGACGCACTCCTTCGAGATCATCGACGACCTCACCGACACCTCCTCGGCAGCCGCGCAACAACAGTAA
- the coq7 gene encoding 2-polyprenyl-3-methyl-6-methoxy-1,4-benzoquinone monooxygenase → MQFVDELISDFDKALRVINGVVFESRPNPGRGLPDGVMSEAEKRHAAGLMRVNNVGEVCAQALYDAQGRFAQKAEIKNAFARAGIEEEDHLAWTAERLRELGSHTSLLNPLWYGGAYVLGSIAARLGDARNLGFVSETERQVEHHLMGHLDKLPAQDNRSRAIVDQMRIDEIEHGQAARDLGAAEMPAPVKGLMKAMAKVMTTVAYRI, encoded by the coding sequence ATGCAATTCGTCGATGAACTGATTAGCGATTTCGACAAGGCCCTGCGCGTGATCAACGGCGTGGTGTTCGAGAGTCGTCCCAATCCGGGACGCGGTCTGCCGGATGGTGTCATGAGCGAGGCCGAGAAGCGCCACGCGGCCGGGCTGATGCGGGTCAACAATGTCGGCGAGGTGTGCGCCCAGGCGCTGTACGACGCCCAGGGGCGTTTTGCGCAGAAGGCCGAGATCAAGAACGCCTTTGCCCGCGCCGGCATCGAGGAAGAGGATCACCTGGCCTGGACCGCCGAGCGCCTGCGCGAGCTGGGTTCGCACACCAGCCTGCTCAATCCGCTGTGGTATGGCGGCGCCTATGTGCTGGGCAGCATTGCCGCCCGTCTGGGTGATGCGCGCAACCTGGGCTTCGTCTCCGAGACCGAGCGCCAGGTCGAGCATCACCTCATGGGCCATCTGGACAAGCTGCCGGCGCAGGACAACCGCTCCCGCGCCATCGTCGACCAGATGCGCATCGACGAGATCGAGCACGGCCAGGCTGCGCGCGACCTGGGTGCAGCCGAGATGCCGGCGCCGGTCAAGGGCTTGATGAAGGCCATGGCCAAGGTCATGACCACGGTGGCTTACCGCATCTGA
- the pyrC gene encoding dihydroorotase codes for MSNVLTITRPDDWHLHLRDGATMQDVLPHTARQFARAIVMPNLKPPVTTTAQAGAYRERILAALPQGMSFEPLMVLYLTDNTPPDEIRRAKESGFVKAVKLYPAGATTNSDAGVTDLSKCYKTLEVLQEVGMPFLVHGEVTDPEIDLFDREAVFIERIMKPLRQAMPELKVVFEHITTKEAADYVLAGEGPTAATITAHHLLFNRNEIFKGGIRPHYYCLPVLKRETHRKALVAAATSGNNKFFLGTDSAPHAKGAKEHACGCAGCYTALHALELYAQAFDSAGALDKFEAFASFNGPDFYDLPRNTGTVTLKRETWSIPAELPMGEATVVPLSAGEQMNWKMV; via the coding sequence ATGAGCAACGTACTGACCATCACCCGCCCGGACGACTGGCACCTGCACCTGCGCGACGGCGCCACCATGCAGGACGTGTTGCCGCACACCGCCCGCCAGTTCGCCCGCGCCATCGTCATGCCCAACCTGAAGCCGCCGGTGACCACCACCGCCCAGGCTGGCGCCTACCGCGAGCGCATCCTGGCCGCGCTGCCGCAAGGCATGTCCTTCGAGCCGCTGATGGTGCTGTACCTGACCGACAATACCCCTCCCGATGAGATCCGCCGCGCCAAGGAAAGCGGCTTCGTCAAGGCGGTCAAGCTCTATCCGGCCGGCGCCACCACCAATTCGGATGCCGGCGTGACCGACCTCTCCAAGTGCTACAAGACCCTGGAAGTGCTGCAGGAAGTAGGCATGCCCTTCCTGGTCCACGGCGAAGTCACCGATCCCGAGATCGACCTGTTCGACCGCGAGGCCGTCTTCATCGAGCGCATCATGAAGCCGCTGCGCCAGGCCATGCCGGAACTGAAGGTGGTGTTCGAGCACATCACCACCAAGGAAGCGGCCGACTACGTGCTGGCCGGCGAAGGGCCCACCGCCGCCACGATCACGGCGCACCACCTGCTGTTCAACCGCAACGAGATCTTCAAGGGCGGCATCCGTCCGCACTATTACTGCCTGCCCGTGTTGAAGCGCGAGACCCACCGCAAGGCGCTGGTGGCCGCGGCCACCTCGGGGAATAACAAGTTCTTCCTCGGCACTGATTCGGCCCCGCACGCCAAGGGCGCCAAGGAACACGCCTGTGGCTGCGCCGGCTGCTATACCGCGCTGCATGCCCTGGAGCTGTACGCGCAAGCCTTCGACAGCGCGGGTGCGCTGGACAAGTTCGAAGCCTTCGCCAGCTTCAACGGCCCGGACTTCTACGACCTGCCGCGCAATACCGGCACCGTCACCTTGAAGCGCGAGACCTGGTCCATCCCGGCTGAACTGCCCATGGGCGAGGCAACCGTGGTGCCGCTGTCGGCCGGTGAACAGATGAACTGGAAGATGGTCTGA
- a CDS encoding amino acid ABC transporter ATP-binding protein, which translates to MIELNNVSKWYGSFQVLTDCSTSVKKGDVVVVCGPSGSGKSTLIKTVNGLEPFQKGTITVDGVSVGDPKTNLSKLRARIGMVFQNFELFPHLSIRENLTIGQIKVLGRSKEEATEKGLKYLDRVGLLAHKDKFPGQLSGGQQQRVAIARALSMDPIAMLFDEPTSALDPEMINEVLDVMVGLAQEGMTMMVVTHEMGFARKVANRVVFMDKGVVVEDCAKDEFFAQPRSERARDFLAKIITH; encoded by the coding sequence ATGATCGAACTCAACAATGTCAGCAAGTGGTACGGCAGCTTCCAGGTCCTGACCGACTGCTCGACCTCCGTCAAGAAGGGCGACGTGGTGGTGGTGTGCGGCCCGTCCGGTTCCGGCAAGTCCACGCTGATCAAGACCGTCAACGGCCTGGAGCCGTTCCAGAAAGGCACCATCACCGTCGATGGCGTCTCGGTGGGCGACCCCAAGACCAACCTGTCCAAGCTGCGCGCGCGCATCGGCATGGTGTTCCAGAACTTCGAGCTGTTCCCGCACCTCTCGATCCGCGAGAACCTGACCATCGGCCAGATCAAGGTGCTGGGCCGCTCCAAGGAAGAGGCCACCGAAAAGGGCCTGAAGTACCTGGACCGCGTGGGCCTCTTGGCGCACAAGGACAAGTTCCCTGGCCAGCTCTCCGGCGGCCAGCAGCAGCGTGTGGCCATTGCCCGTGCACTGTCGATGGACCCGATCGCCATGCTGTTCGACGAACCGACCTCGGCGCTGGACCCGGAAATGATCAATGAAGTGCTCGACGTCATGGTCGGCCTGGCCCAGGAAGGCATGACCATGATGGTCGTGACCCACGAAATGGGCTTTGCCCGCAAGGTCGCCAACCGCGTGGTCTTCATGGACAAGGGCGTGGTCGTCGAGGATTGCGCCAAGGACGAGTTCTTCGCCCAGCCGCGTTCGGAACGCGCACGCGACTTCCTGGCCAAGATCATCACGCACTGA
- a CDS encoding amino acid ABC transporter permease, with the protein MFSNFDFDVIQRSWFYLFTTGLKFTLILTFSAMAGGIILGTLLAMMRLSSNKPLSFIATTYVNLIRSIPLVLVIFWFYFLVPFIGAWMIGASEPIQVGAFQSALITFILFEAAYYCEIMRSGIQSIPRGQVFAGYAIGMNYWQMMGNVVLPQAFRNMTPILLTQTIVLFQDVSLVYVLGSVPDFVTSASKIAQRDGRLVEMYLFVAVVYFVLSFGLSTLVKRFQKKIAIIR; encoded by the coding sequence ATGTTCAGCAATTTCGATTTCGACGTCATCCAGCGTTCCTGGTTCTACCTGTTCACGACCGGCCTGAAGTTCACGCTGATCCTGACCTTCTCGGCCATGGCCGGCGGCATCATCCTGGGTACGCTCTTGGCGATGATGCGCCTGTCGTCCAACAAGCCGCTGTCCTTCATCGCCACGACCTACGTCAACCTGATCCGCTCCATTCCGCTGGTGCTGGTGATCTTCTGGTTCTACTTCCTGGTGCCCTTCATCGGCGCCTGGATGATTGGCGCCTCCGAGCCTATCCAGGTCGGTGCGTTCCAGTCGGCCCTGATCACCTTCATCCTGTTTGAAGCCGCGTATTACTGCGAGATCATGCGTTCGGGCATCCAGTCCATCCCGCGAGGCCAGGTGTTCGCCGGCTATGCGATCGGCATGAACTACTGGCAAATGATGGGCAACGTGGTGCTGCCGCAGGCCTTCCGCAACATGACCCCGATCCTCTTGACGCAGACCATCGTGCTGTTCCAGGACGTCTCGCTGGTCTACGTGCTGGGTTCGGTGCCGGACTTCGTGACCAGCGCCTCCAAGATCGCCCAGCGTGATGGCCGCCTGGTGGAAATGTACCTGTTCGTGGCCGTGGTCTACTTCGTGCTCAGCTTCGGTCTGTCGACCCTGGTCAAGCGCTTCCAGAAGAAGATCGCCATCATCCGCTAA
- a CDS encoding amino acid ABC transporter permease, producing the protein MHYNWNWGIFWEMSPDGIPYIDTLLAGLKWTLATAACAWIMALILGTIFGTLRTTTKPWVVRIANGYVELFRNIPLLVQMFLWYFVMPELLPAFIGDWIKSLPDASFVTATLALGFFTSSRVAVQVTTGIQALPRGQRMAGAALGLTPVQTYRYVLLPMAFRIIIPALTNEFAAIIKNSSVALTIGLVELTAATYSMREFTFQTFEALTGATIIYVIISVIALFMARLLEKVTAVPGYITGGSTSAGGH; encoded by the coding sequence ATGCATTACAACTGGAATTGGGGGATCTTCTGGGAGATGTCTCCCGATGGTATCCCCTACATCGACACGCTGCTGGCGGGCCTGAAATGGACCCTGGCCACTGCGGCCTGCGCCTGGATCATGGCACTGATCCTTGGCACCATCTTCGGTACCCTGCGTACCACCACCAAGCCCTGGGTCGTGCGCATCGCCAACGGCTACGTGGAACTGTTCCGCAACATTCCGCTGCTGGTGCAGATGTTCCTCTGGTACTTCGTGATGCCCGAGCTGCTGCCGGCCTTCATCGGCGACTGGATCAAGAGCCTGCCGGACGCTTCCTTCGTGACCGCGACCCTGGCGCTGGGCTTCTTTACCTCTTCCCGCGTAGCGGTGCAGGTGACCACTGGCATCCAGGCGCTGCCGCGCGGCCAGCGCATGGCCGGTGCGGCGCTGGGGCTGACCCCGGTGCAGACCTATCGCTATGTGCTGCTGCCGATGGCTTTCCGCATCATCATCCCGGCGCTGACCAATGAATTCGCCGCCATCATCAAGAACAGCTCGGTGGCGCTGACCATCGGCTTGGTCGAGCTGACCGCTGCGACCTATTCGATGCGTGAGTTCACCTTCCAGACCTTCGAGGCCCTGACCGGCGCCACCATCATCTACGTGATCATTTCGGTCATCGCGCTGTTCATGGCGCGTCTGCTGGAAAAGGTCACCGCCGTACCGGGCTACATCACCGGCGGCAGCACCAGCGCAGGAGGGCATTGA
- a CDS encoding amino acid ABC transporter substrate-binding protein has translation MKLLKLAGVLVGASVLMSSVHAEEFTGRLKKIKDSGTLTLGVRDSSIPFSYLDDKQSYQGYSIDLCLKAATAIQKKLGLTSLNIKMVPVTSATRIPLIANGTTDISCDSATNNQERWNQVAFSVTEFVTANKFLSKKAANLKTLEDLKGKTVVSTSGTSNLKQITALNAERNLGMNILAAKDHAEAFLMVETGRAAAFVMDDILLSSLAANSKAPGDYQVSSEALSVEPYGLILPKGDKEFKTVVDDALTVVYKGDDIKKIYAKWFQSPIPPKGVNLNVPMSPQLQAVLAKPTDSYDPAAYAVVPEAQKNMGKKK, from the coding sequence ATGAAGTTATTGAAGCTAGCAGGGGTGTTGGTCGGTGCAAGCGTGCTGATGAGCTCGGTTCACGCTGAAGAATTCACTGGTCGTCTGAAGAAGATCAAGGACTCCGGCACGCTGACGCTGGGCGTGCGCGATTCGTCGATTCCGTTCTCGTATCTGGATGACAAGCAGTCCTACCAAGGCTACTCGATCGACCTGTGCCTGAAGGCCGCCACTGCGATCCAGAAGAAGCTGGGCCTGACCTCGCTGAACATCAAGATGGTTCCGGTGACCTCGGCCACCCGTATCCCCCTGATCGCCAACGGCACCACCGATATCTCCTGCGACTCCGCGACCAACAACCAGGAGCGCTGGAACCAGGTGGCCTTCTCGGTGACCGAATTCGTGACCGCCAACAAGTTCCTGTCCAAGAAGGCAGCCAACCTGAAGACGCTGGAAGACCTGAAGGGCAAGACCGTGGTCTCGACCTCCGGCACCTCCAACCTCAAGCAGATCACTGCGCTGAACGCCGAACGCAACCTGGGCATGAACATCCTGGCTGCCAAGGATCACGCCGAAGCCTTCCTGATGGTGGAAACCGGCCGTGCCGCCGCCTTCGTGATGGACGACATCCTGCTGTCCTCGCTGGCGGCCAACTCCAAGGCTCCTGGCGACTACCAGGTGTCCTCGGAAGCCCTGTCGGTGGAGCCGTACGGCCTGATCCTGCCCAAGGGTGACAAGGAGTTCAAGACGGTCGTGGACGATGCGCTGACCGTGGTCTACAAGGGCGACGACATCAAGAAGATCTACGCCAAGTGGTTCCAGTCGCCGATCCCGCCCAAGGGTGTGAACCTGAACGTTCCGATGAGCCCGCAGCTGCAGGCCGTGCTGGCCAAGCCGACCGACTCCTACGATCCGGCTGCCTATGCTGTCGTGCCGGAAGCCCAGAAGAACATGGGCAAGAAGAAGTAA
- a CDS encoding Glu/Leu/Phe/Val family dehydrogenase, whose amino-acid sequence MSNVPNHEVPSYLVPHGIGPWGVYLEQIDRVTPYLGSLARWVETLKRPKRMLVVDVPIERDDGTIAHFEGYRVQHNTSRGPGKGGVRFHQDVTLSEVMALSAWMTIKNAAVNVPYGGAKGGIRVDPKTLSRGELQRVTRRYTSEIGIIIGPNKDIPAPDVNTDSQIMAWMMDTYSMNQGSTSSGVVTGKPISLGGSLGRHEATGRGVFVVGCEAAAKRGLDIKDAKVAVQGFGNVGGIAARLFAEAGSKVVAVQDHVTTVFNAGGLDVPALQAYVAKNGSVKGFAGADEITDRAQFWSVDCDILVPAALEQQITEANANQIKAKIILEGANGPTTPAADDILRDKGVLIVPDVIANAGGVTVSYFEWVQDFSSFFWTEDEINLRLTRIMREAFAAVWQLADEKKVSLRTAAFIVACTRVLQAREMRGLYP is encoded by the coding sequence ATGTCGAACGTACCTAATCACGAAGTGCCTTCCTATCTCGTCCCGCACGGCATCGGTCCGTGGGGCGTCTATCTCGAACAGATCGACCGCGTCACGCCCTACCTGGGCTCGCTGGCGCGCTGGGTCGAAACCCTGAAGCGTCCCAAGCGCATGCTGGTGGTCGATGTGCCCATCGAGCGCGACGACGGCACCATCGCCCACTTCGAGGGCTACCGTGTTCAGCACAACACCTCGCGCGGCCCCGGCAAGGGCGGCGTGCGTTTCCACCAGGACGTGACGCTGTCGGAAGTCATGGCGCTGTCGGCCTGGATGACCATCAAGAACGCGGCCGTGAACGTGCCCTATGGCGGCGCCAAGGGCGGTATCCGTGTCGATCCCAAGACCCTCTCCCGCGGTGAACTGCAGCGCGTCACGCGCCGCTACACCAGCGAGATCGGCATCATCATCGGCCCCAACAAGGACATCCCGGCGCCGGACGTGAACACCGATTCGCAGATCATGGCCTGGATGATGGACACCTATTCCATGAACCAGGGCAGCACCTCTTCCGGTGTGGTCACCGGCAAGCCCATTTCGCTGGGCGGCAGCCTGGGCCGTCATGAAGCCACCGGTCGCGGCGTCTTCGTGGTGGGCTGCGAAGCCGCTGCCAAGCGCGGCCTGGATATCAAGGACGCCAAGGTGGCGGTGCAAGGTTTCGGCAACGTCGGCGGCATCGCTGCACGCCTGTTCGCCGAGGCCGGCTCCAAGGTGGTCGCGGTGCAGGATCACGTGACCACGGTGTTCAACGCCGGTGGCCTGGATGTACCGGCGCTGCAGGCCTACGTCGCCAAGAACGGCAGCGTCAAGGGCTTCGCTGGCGCCGATGAGATCACCGATCGCGCCCAATTCTGGTCGGTCGATTGCGACATTCTGGTGCCTGCTGCACTGGAACAGCAAATCACCGAGGCCAACGCCAACCAGATCAAGGCCAAGATCATCCTGGAAGGCGCCAACGGCCCGACCACGCCGGCAGCGGACGACATCCTGCGCGACAAGGGCGTGCTGATCGTGCCGGACGTCATCGCCAATGCCGGCGGCGTGACTGTCAGCTACTTCGAGTGGGTGCAGGATTTCTCCAGCTTCTTCTGGACCGAAGACGAGATCAACCTGCGCCTGACCCGCATCATGCGCGAAGCCTTCGCCGCCGTCTGGCAGCTGGCCGACGAGAAGAAGGTGTCGCTGCGCACCGCAGCCTTCATCGTGGCTTGCACCCGCGTGCTGCAGGCGCGTGAGATGCGCGGCCTGTATCCGTAA
- a CDS encoding LysR family transcriptional regulator, producing the protein MESKWLEDFVSLAETRSFSRSAELRHVTQPAFSRRIQSLEAWLGTDLIDRTSYPTRLTAAGEVFYEQAVAMLGQINNTRALLRGKRPTAQTTIDFAVPHTLSLTYMPKWLSALESGFGAINTRLIALNVHDAVMTIVEGGCDLLLCYHHPRQPVQLDSSRYDMLTMGTETLRPYSRCDRNGKPDYVFPGSAKAPVPFLSYTSNAYLGRMVELMMADTKRPLHLDKHYETDMSESLKMMALEGHGVAFLPESSVVREVRNRQLARTDVPSGEWEVEMEIRLYRERPTAQRAGKALVARLWEYLVELDAQRQEGGKGSARTSGGKAGRAAEKG; encoded by the coding sequence ATGGAAAGCAAATGGCTTGAGGATTTCGTCTCCCTGGCGGAAACGCGCAGTTTCAGTCGCTCGGCGGAGTTGCGGCATGTGACGCAACCGGCCTTTTCGCGACGCATCCAGTCGCTGGAGGCCTGGCTGGGCACCGACCTGATCGACCGCACCTCCTATCCCACCCGCCTGACCGCCGCCGGCGAAGTCTTCTACGAGCAGGCCGTGGCCATGCTCGGCCAGATCAACAACACGCGCGCGCTGTTGCGCGGCAAGCGTCCCACCGCGCAGACCACCATCGACTTTGCGGTGCCGCATACCCTGTCGCTGACCTACATGCCGAAGTGGTTGAGCGCGCTGGAATCCGGCTTTGGCGCCATCAATACGCGCCTCATCGCCCTCAATGTCCACGACGCCGTCATGACCATCGTCGAAGGCGGCTGCGACCTGCTTCTCTGCTACCACCACCCGCGCCAGCCGGTGCAGCTCGATAGCAGCCGCTATGACATGCTGACCATGGGCACGGAAACCTTGCGTCCCTATTCGCGCTGCGACCGCAATGGCAAGCCCGATTACGTTTTCCCGGGCAGCGCCAAGGCTCCCGTTCCCTTCCTCTCATACACCAGCAACGCCTATCTGGGACGCATGGTCGAGCTGATGATGGCCGATACCAAACGCCCGCTGCACCTGGACAAGCACTATGAGACCGACATGTCGGAGAGCCTCAAGATGATGGCGCTGGAGGGCCATGGGGTGGCTTTCCTGCCGGAATCCTCGGTGGTACGCGAAGTACGTAACCGCCAGTTGGCGCGCACCGATGTGCCCTCCGGGGAATGGGAAGTGGAAATGGAGATTCGCCTCTACCGCGAACGCCCCACTGCGCAGCGCGCTGGCAAGGCGCTGGTGGCGCGCTTGTGGGAGTATCTGGTGGAGCTCGATGCGCAGCGCCAGGAGGGGGGCAAGGGGAGTGCGCGCACGTCCGGTGGCAAGGCAGGACGTGCCGCCGAAAAGGGCTGA
- a CDS encoding ABCB family ABC transporter ATP-binding protein/permease has protein sequence MRRYPNSSSSPQAPIQRQRGDWEVVRTLLPYLWTYKWRVLLALAFLVGAKLANVGVPLVLKRLVDAMTITPTHPQALLVLPLGLLVAYGALRLATALFTELRELMFARVTQRAVRTIALQVFRHLHALSLRFHLNRQTGGMTRDIERGTRGVSSLVSYTLFSILPTLIEIALVLAYLITHYDVWFSVITAGALVCYILFTITVTEWRTHFRRTMNELDSHANTRAIDSLLNYETVKYFGNEEFEARRYDEGLQRYERAAVKSQSSLSLLNTGQSAIIAIAVTLILWRATVGVIDGSMTLGDMVLVNAFMIQLYIPLNFLGVLYREIKQSLADMERLFSLLEEHREVADSADAKPLKTQGANLHFDHVDFSYERNRQILFDVDFTVQAGTTTAVVGHSGSGKSTLSRLLYRFYDVDAGAIRIDGQDLRTVTQASLRQAIGIVPQDTVLFNDTIEYNIAYGKPGATREQIVAAAKAAYIHDFIESLPDGYASMVGERGLKLSGGEKQRVAIARTLLKDPAILIFDEATSALDSRAEQAIQQQLEEIARERTTLVIAHRLSTIVNAQQILVLDHGRIVERGTHAGLLMAGGLYAQMWLRQQAGADEEGGSPAPLLEAVAAPAEPGAEPSVMLPAQQR, from the coding sequence ATGCGCCGCTATCCGAATTCCTCGTCCTCGCCCCAAGCCCCCATCCAACGCCAGCGCGGCGACTGGGAAGTGGTCAGGACGCTGCTGCCCTATCTGTGGACCTACAAGTGGCGCGTGCTGCTGGCGCTGGCTTTCCTGGTCGGGGCCAAGCTGGCCAATGTGGGCGTGCCGCTGGTGTTGAAGCGGCTGGTCGACGCCATGACCATCACGCCCACCCATCCGCAGGCGCTGCTGGTGCTGCCGCTGGGCCTGCTGGTGGCGTATGGCGCATTGCGCCTGGCGACTGCGCTCTTCACCGAATTGCGCGAACTGATGTTTGCCCGCGTCACCCAGCGCGCCGTACGCACCATTGCGCTGCAGGTGTTTCGTCATCTGCATGCGCTGTCGCTGCGCTTCCACCTCAACCGCCAGACCGGCGGCATGACGCGCGACATCGAGCGGGGCACGCGAGGTGTTTCTTCGCTGGTGTCGTACACGCTCTTTTCCATCCTGCCGACCTTGATCGAGATCGCCCTGGTGCTGGCTTATCTGATCACGCATTACGATGTCTGGTTCTCCGTCATCACCGCTGGCGCGCTGGTGTGCTACATCCTCTTCACCATCACGGTCACCGAGTGGCGCACGCATTTCCGGCGCACCATGAACGAGCTGGATTCGCACGCCAATACCCGCGCCATCGATTCCCTGCTCAACTACGAGACAGTCAAGTATTTCGGCAACGAGGAATTCGAGGCGCGCCGCTATGACGAAGGACTGCAGCGCTATGAACGCGCGGCGGTGAAGTCGCAGAGTTCGCTGTCGCTGCTCAACACCGGCCAGTCGGCGATCATCGCCATCGCGGTCACGCTCATCCTGTGGCGCGCAACAGTGGGCGTCATCGATGGCAGCATGACCCTGGGCGACATGGTGCTGGTCAATGCCTTCATGATCCAGCTCTACATTCCGCTGAACTTCCTGGGCGTGCTCTATCGCGAGATCAAGCAGAGCCTGGCCGATATGGAACGTCTGTTCTCGCTGCTGGAAGAACATCGCGAAGTGGCCGACAGCGCCGATGCAAAGCCCTTGAAGACACAAGGAGCGAACTTGCATTTCGATCACGTTGATTTCAGCTATGAACGTAATCGCCAGATCCTCTTCGATGTCGATTTCACGGTGCAGGCCGGCACCACCACGGCGGTGGTGGGACATAGCGGTTCGGGCAAGTCCACGCTGTCACGGCTGCTATACCGTTTCTATGATGTGGATGCCGGCGCGATCCGCATCGACGGCCAAGACCTGCGCACGGTCACGCAGGCCTCGCTGCGCCAGGCCATCGGTATCGTGCCGCAGGATACGGTGCTCTTCAACGACACCATCGAATACAACATCGCCTATGGCAAGCCCGGTGCGACCCGCGAGCAGATCGTCGCTGCGGCCAAGGCAGCCTATATCCACGACTTCATCGAATCGCTGCCGGACGGCTATGCCAGCATGGTCGGCGAGCGCGGCCTGAAGCTGTCCGGTGGCGAGAAGCAGCGCGTGGCCATTGCCCGCACGCTGCTCAAGGACCCGGCCATCCTGATCTTCGATGAGGCCACCTCGGCCCTGGACTCGCGCGCCGAGCAGGCGATCCAGCAACAGCTCGAAGAGATCGCCCGTGAGCGCACTACGCTGGTCATCGCTCACCGTCTTTCGACCATCGTCAATGCCCAGCAGATCCTGGTGCTGGACCATGGCCGCATCGTCGAGCGCGGCACCCATGCCGGACTGTTGATGGCCGGCGGTTTGTACGCGCAGATGTGGCTGCGCCAGCAGGCCGGCGCGGACGAGGAGGGCGGCTCCCCTGCGCCGCTGCTGGAGGCGGTGGCAGCGCCAGCCGAGCCGGGCGCCGAACCCAGCGTCATGCTGCCTGCGCAGCAGCGCTGA